Proteins from a genomic interval of Paenibacillus sp. RC334:
- a CDS encoding DUF5665 domain-containing protein, protein MTMSKPNSYGDNLSVNNKRTFHPRQGQDQTRDFDVNEHPFELRHEVKRLNKRLDQIADMLERVEFRDVLETYSNPKKRIISNLTAGIARGLGLTLGTVVILALLAWLLSFLVQLNLPIIGDFIAELLGYIKMSQGGN, encoded by the coding sequence ATGACGATGAGCAAGCCAAACTCGTATGGAGATAATCTTAGCGTAAACAACAAACGGACCTTTCATCCCCGACAGGGTCAGGATCAAACAAGGGATTTTGATGTGAATGAGCACCCTTTTGAACTGCGTCATGAGGTGAAGCGGCTTAATAAGCGCTTAGATCAAATAGCCGACATGCTGGAAAGAGTAGAATTTCGCGATGTATTGGAAACCTATTCCAATCCTAAAAAAAGGATCATCAGTAACCTGACCGCAGGCATTGCAAGGGGGCTTGGCCTTACGCTGGGTACGGTTGTCATACTCGCTCTGCTCGCTTGGCTGCTCAGCTTCCTTGTACAACTGAATCTTCCGATCATCGGAGATTTTATTGCCGAGCTGCTGGGCTATATTAAAATGAGCCAAGGCGGAAATTAG